Within Lagopus muta isolate bLagMut1 chromosome 1, bLagMut1 primary, whole genome shotgun sequence, the genomic segment GCCCAGGGgaatctgtgtgtgtatgtgagcAGAGGGAAAGGGGCTGGAGGAATGGTCTGAGAACCTGTCAGGAGCCCTGTGTGTACCTGGCTAACCTTCCACTGAAAAGGTCTGCTACAGTGCAAGCTTCTCACTTCATCATAGAAATACACACAAGCGGGCTCCCACGCTGCCTGCAATACCTCAGCAGTAGGAACACTGGGGTTTAAGCCCTCCATTGCTTCAAGAGGCTTCAACTCACAGTTTGGGAGAGCACAGCAGGGGGAGGATGCCACCTATCAGTTCCCCTTTGAACCTGAGTGCATGGCAAAGAACACAAGCCCTGGGAAGCCTGGAGCAGTGAAcaagaacttttttctttacagcagCCTTCATAGATTTTAAAATAGTGGGAATGAAAACATCCAGGGCACAGCAGATCTGGTATTTCCTAGAAATCAATCTCTGCAGATGGACTGCACTGGATAATCAGCCTTCTGCAAGAAACAAGAGAGGAAACCAGCCTGGCCCACAACACTGGGTATGAAGGCTTTGTATGAGCTAGCTAAGAGAAAGCTGTGTGGCACGTATTATTTTACAAGAATATTTGCTCAGCAGCAAAGGAATGTTAAGAATCAGGAATCCAGCTTTCTGTGCCTGGAGAAGAGGTAGCAAAAGCCTTGGCTCCACTTTCACCTACCATTTCAGGGCTGTTCTTAGTGTGCTAACACGCAGTTACACTTTGCTTCTACATTCAAATACTAAGTTTAGAGAGTAGTTCAAGTTGCTAATTAATGAAATTCTCCACAGGGTTTTAATCTTTCAGATATTAGCTCACTTGAGCTAAGCACAATGAGCaaggcttccttttttttttttttccccccatgaaTACATCTGAAAATTTGAGTGTGCTTTTCATCTTACTGTATTGGTTCAACCTTTGGGCAAAGAagtcagcagcactgcagacatCTGTAGGTAAGGCAGTGATCTCCTCTCAGAGATGGCTCACTTTCTAGGTGAGTTGGGGGTCCTGCTGGAtggacacgagccagcagtgtgtgcctgcagcctaAAAGCCATCAGttccctgggctgcatcaacagagggccatgaagatgctcaaagggctggagcacctgtcctgtgaagaaagactgaaagaGCAGAGGgggttcagcctgcagaagaaaaggcaagagAGACTTTATTGCAGCCCTCCAGTACTAGAAGGGAGCCTATTTGCAGGAGGTGGACTCattttttacatggtctgatagtgacaggacaaagggggaatggctttaagctaaaaGTGGGGAAATTAGGTTAGATTTAAGGTGgtaattctttactcagagggcagtgaggccctggcgctgctgcccagagagctgtgggtgccccaccTTTGGAGGTGccaaaggccaggctggatgggtcctgggcagcctgaacttGTGGGGGCAAGCAGCCCATGGCAAGAGGTGAAACTGTGTGGGCTTTGAAGTCTCCTCCAACccaacgattctgtgattctatgacttcctCTGTGGAGGCTGTAGCCAAAGATGGCATGAGGAACTCCATAACCACCTCTGTCTCATCCCCCCATGccccaaagcacagcatctCCTTCCCTGAATCTCCCTGTAATGCAGTCCCAAGTGACCAGTGACACAGTTCTGGCACCTCACTGGGGAGAACACAAAGAATCCCACTGACTCCACAGGAGTTCCTTGCCCTGATCTGCAGTGCAAGGGACAATCCCAGCTCTGGGAGGTGACACAGAGGCAAAAGTAAGGACAGGGACACAGAGAGCATTGCAAGGACATGAGATTTGTAGGTGCTACGATACTACAGgcaacaaactttttttttttttttgcaactttGAATTGTGCACACATTCTACAAATAACCATTCCTGCTTCTAATATTTTTTAACAGTTAACCACTGCACTGATATGAATTATGCattattttaatgcagaacCTCTCTTCTGCAGGCCTGCACGCTCAGCATCTTTCCCTGATCCAgactgctgctgtcctgcaatGCCTCTTCAAAATCTGAGCAGTGTGGTACACATGGAATCCTCAGACTGTATAATGTCAAGTTATGAAACAAAccttcactgaaatattttaagaaggGTTAAGAGCTTCACAGAGCACTTGCAGATTACATGTTTTGCATGCACAACTCATTTCATCCTTAACACACACCACAGGAGCTAACCAAACTTTAAATATAAACTCCAAATGAATTCAGAATTTCTAGGaccatttcatagaatcacagtttgagctggaagagatcagtaaaggttatctagtccaactcccctgcagtggtCAGGAGGGACACGTACAGCTCAAAGCCCtttccagcctgaccttgaacgtCTCCAAGAAGGGGGCATAagccacctctctgggtaacctgtgccagtgcttcacaactCCTATAACAAAAccttttcctcatatccaatctaaatatcccctcttttagtttgaagtcATTTCCCTTTGCCTTATCACCACAGACctgctctgtccccttctttcttacaacCCCCCCTTCATATCAGGTCACCTcccagcctcctcttctcctggctgcacagccccagctctcttagcCTGTCCTCATCATTTtcgtggcccttctctggatgctctccaacagctccatgtgtCTCcagtactgaggactccacatctggatgcagtactccacgTGGGGCCACatcagtgcagagtagaggggcaggatcacccCCTCAGCCTCTGGCCACAATGCTTTGGATACtggctggccttctgggctgtgaggacacagtactggctcatgtccagttgccacccaccagcacCCCTAAGTCCATTTCcatgatgtttcttttttcctaattgaagaaaacaaatttcgCGTCTTGCTTTCCTGCTTTAATAGGaaagttggactaaatgatcttcaACCcctttgatattttaatttcctgattgcaataacagcaaaaaaaggacTAACCTGCAAAAACCAGCATGGTGATGAGGAGAGCAACCGCGTGGACTCTGTAGCTGGGCTTAATGTTTTCCACTTGCAGGATGGTCAGCTGGAAAACGacagagaacagcagctctATGCAGAACGCCTGCACCTCTGTCGTCTGCATGGGGTTGCCACAACCCTGAGTGAGCACTCCCGAATGGGATTCCGCCATCTCCAGCCTCCAGATTAAGTGCATAAAGACCCTGGCCAACACAGCAGCGACGAACTGCGCTCCGATCTTCAGTCCCTTCGCCCTGACTGAGGTCCGTCCGCcccacaggggctgcagggtgccACAAGGGTTGCACGTGCTGCCGGGCAGCGTCAAGCCGTGCAGGACGGTGAAGCCGTAGGTGAGGGTGAGGGCGGTGTGAGGCCTGGGCTCCGTGTTGCCCAGCAGGCTGAGCTCGTTGGTGCAGGCGCACACCTGGAAGGtgctcagcagctccaggagcaaCGAGCAAAGATCTGGGTGTTTGTACAGGCGGCGAAGAGCCAAACTCCGGCACAGCCCCACGGCCGCCACGACGGCCACCATCAGCCCCAGCGACGTCCAGATGCCGCCCGCAGCCATGGCCACAGTCCCACTCgctgagtgactggaaaaaggagtTCGCTGTGCTCCAGCCTCACTGCCTGcggggagaaaggaagaaagagggagggaaaatAGCAACACTTGGCCTTACAAGGTAGGAGGCGGCTTCTTTCCCCACCTGCTTGCAGCTGCGAGGTCTCTGCCCTCAGCTCGGCTTAGCCTGAGGGGGGATCGGGCACGGGGATCCCCGTCCCACAGCGGCGTGGGAAGGAGGACCGCTCTCCCCTCAGGAACGTCTCTCCCTTCAGTCTGTGCGAGAAGAGGGGTGCCCTCTCTGAGGCGAGTACAGCCCCACAAGAGAAAGCCCCCCGCGAGAGAAGAAGCCACGAGCCGATTCCACTCGCAGCCGTATATAAATCAGAGAATAACCGCGCAGCAGGGCTGGAAACACCCCACCCCGTGCTCACCGCCGCCCGCCCTCCTCTCAGCGGGGCGGCCGCGGCCCCCGGCGGTTCTGCGCATGCGCAAAGTCAGCTCCTGTGCTTGTGGTGGGGGGGGCGCGCGCAGGGTGCTTTCCCGCCCTTTGGCGCAGAGGTGAGAGCGGTGGCAGCGCTGGGGCTTCACGCCTCTGCGCCCGCCTCTCCCTCTTGCACAACTTCGGGCGTTGCTCTGCCAGGAGAGTGTAAAAGTGGAATAAAGCAGCAAGTTGGCGTCCACGGGGTGAAGGAGGGGGGGGGTTGTGTGAGGGGAAGCTGACAGGGTGTTGAGGACCGAGCCCAAGAGAAGGGTTTGAGAAGTGTTTCCCTGAGGGCAGCGCGGTGCGAGGTGCAGGTGTGGTTGGATCCCCCACCTCCGTGCTGCCTGTGGGGGAAAATGGTCCTGATGGGGTGCCGGGAGGAGGCCGGGGCAATCCTCCATAGAAATAACGCTAAAAATAGCTGTTGTCCTCATGCTCCAGATCTTTTTATCAGGGAGGCCCCGAAGGATCTCAGGTGGCCTGGAGAAGTTGAGATTTCCTCCTTTAGGCTGTGTGCCTGTGTCTTGTGGCtgagaagaatcatagaatcatagtgtGTCCCaggcatgcatcccagggtgCTGAAcgagctggccgaggtggttgccgagctgctctccGTCATATTTGAacagtcatggctgtcaggtgaggtcccggatgactggaggaagggtcacatcactcccacttacaagaaagggagcaaggaggaccctgggaactacaggccgctgaatctcacctctgtgcctgggaggatcatggaacagatcatcctggatgacatgctcgACCACATGAGGGATGGGCGTGTCATCTGTgacagcatggcttcatcagaggaaggtcatgcttgaccaatctggtggccttctatgatggagtgacggcactggtggatgaggaaaaggtgaccaatgtcatttacctggacttgagcaaggtctttgacatggtcctccaccacatcctcatctccaaactggagggatgtggatttgatgggtggaccactcaatgAATAAGAAACTGGTggaaaggccgcagacagagggtagtcatcaatggctccatgtccaggtggaggccagtaacgagcggcgtcccccagggctctgtcttgggaccggtgctcttcaacatctttatcaatgacatcgatgtaggaatcgagtgcaccctcagcaagtttgctgatgacaccaagctgagcagtgcggTCGACAcggttgaaggaagggatgccattcagagggacctcgagaggctagaaaggtgggaccgggtgaacctgatgaggttcaacacagcaaagtgcaaagttttgcacttgggccagaggaatcccaggcatccatacaggctggaaggagcggtccttgaaagcagccctgtggagaaggacctgggggtcctgatagatgaaaaacttaatatagccagcagtgagctcttgcagctcagagggcaaatgggatcctgggctccatcaggagaggggtggtcagcagggacagggaggtgattgtccccctctactctgctcttgtgaggccccatctggagtactgtgtccaggtgtggagcccgcagtacaaaaaagacagggagctgttggagagggtccagaggagggccactaggatgatcaggggactggagcacctcccctatgagaacaggctgagggatctgggcttgttcagcctggaggaaagaaggctgtgggtgacctcattacagcctttcagtacttaaagggagcctacggaggggaggggaatcaactctttgaaagggttgatacatgtaggatgaggggaaatggttttaagttgagggaggggagatttaggttggacatcagggggaagttctttactcagagagtggtgaggtactggaacaggctggcCAGAGAGGTTctggatgccccgtccttggaggtgttcaaggccaggttggatgggtccctgggcagcctggtttaacgtggaggttggtggccctgcatgtggcaggggggttggagattcatgacccttgaggtcctttccaaccctggccattctgtgattctgtgattctgttgggAGGTACCCATAGGGATCATCAAGGCCAGCTCCTGCTCTATGCAGGGTGTGTAGGCTGAGCTTCTGTGAATTACTCATTTACTTTGTTTCCGCTTCAGATTTAGTCCTTACATCCttacaagagaagaaaataatcccagaagtttctttttttgggcTCTTGTACCTAGAAGTATTCTTAAGGTTTTAGTGTGATCTCCTGGAAGCCAAAGGGACTCAAATGCCCAAATGTcagatgctgtttgcttttaatgacAAGGACCTTTTTGCAGTGTGGAAAGAGTAGAAGTGCTTTAAATGGACctcaagtttgcagatgaccccaagctgtgtggtgcagttgacGTGTATGGGGGATGGGATGACATACAGGGAGAGCAGTGGGATCAGGAGAACCTTGTGAGGTTTAACAAAGCCAAGTATAAGGTCTGTATCTAGGTCAAGGCAACCCCTAgtatcagtacaagctgggggatgtaaggatggagcacagctctgctggaaatgACCTGGGAgtgctggtggatggcagctcCTACGAGGACAGCCTGAGatagctggggctgtgcagcctggaaagagaaggctgcaggatgacctgatagcagcctttcagtatatgaaggggggctgtaagaaaggaggaagattCTTTAACAGGATCTgttgtgaaaggacaaggggaaatggtttcaaattaaaagaggggagatttagattggatgtaagggAAAgggttttttacagtaagattggtgaggtactggaactGTTTGCTCAGAAAGTGGTGtgtgccccctccctggaggtattcatAGACAGGAccgggctctgagcaccctgatctaaCTGTAGATGTCGCTGTTCATCCGCAGGGGacttggaccagatgatctttgaggctTCCTTCCGACTCAAACGATGACCTCCAAAGAGAGCTGGGTGTGGAGTATTTTCATGATTCAGTATTCTTACCACAAGGCGACACCAAAGATGGACTCTCACCACACCTCACAGGAATCACTTTTGACCGAGATCTGCGCAATGTAATTATTGCAGGAAAGCAGAACACAGACACGTGGCTTCCAAGCAGCTAAAGCAAACCCTTACTTTTAGGTGAAGGTCAGTCTGCCATAAAAGCCAATGTTGCAAAATACAGAATCGTTTCTCGTGTAGGGTATCCCATGACAaactcttgttttctgaaatgtaggATTGTTGAGACATCTCACCTTAAGAGGTTTGGATAGAAAAGTATTTAGATCACCTTCCAGTGATCATTTGGCTTTGAGAAATGGGGATGTTTTAAACCTCAGGGGTAAAAATCTCCACAACAGTTGAGCAGTGATAATGTAAAGAAGGGAAAGGGATAAGTGGCGGAGTGGTTAATGTTTGGCTTTTATTGTTTCTACAAGATCAGACGTCAACAAATGTGAGGCAAGGCTGGAGACATAACAACTGTGATAAGTCTTTGAGAAGTCCTGAAGCACTTTTGTGAAAAAGCAATTCCTTTTTGCAGTGGTGGCTTTCTGTGCTCTACAATGgtaatagaggaaaaaaaaacagtgatatccaagattttggaagaaatgaagcaatGCTATATTAGAATAGAGGGTCAGTATAATAAAGTGATTGTTTTGTAagtggcagctgcagctttAGGAGACAGGGACTCACTTCTAAAAGGCAATAATGGAAGGAATTAATTCTCAAGGCTTAAAAAGCGACTGGGCTACAAATGCTGAGCAATATCAGCATCTGAAAATCATGTACTTTCACAGCCTGTATCAAAACATCCCCCTGCAGCTTTGAAATGCCTCTTTCCTTATGCTTCAGACACGCTTCTGTGAGAAGTTCTGTGCAGGATTAGTGACACTTGGGTTTC encodes:
- the AQP11 gene encoding aquaporin-11 isoform X2, with translation MRRTAGGRGRPAERRAGGGSEAGAQRTPFSSHSASGTVAMAAGGIWTSLGLMVAVVAAVGLCRSLALRRLYKHPDLCSLLLELLSTFQVCACTNELSLLGNTEPRPHTALTLTYGFTVLHGLTLPGSTCNPCGTLQPLWGGRTSVRAKGLKIGAQFVAAVLARVFMHLIWRLEMAESHSGVLTQGCGNPMQTTEVQAFCIELLFSVVFQLTILQVENIKPSYRVHAVALLITMLVFAGGNLTGAIFNPALAFSLHPHCFYDRFLTYSLVYWIAPCLGTVLVAFVWKSFLGHQKTLKSEL
- the AQP11 gene encoding aquaporin-11 isoform X1, coding for MRRTAGGRGRPAERRAGGGSEAGAQRTPFSSHSASGTVAMAAGGIWTSLGLMVAVVAAVGLCRSLALRRLYKHPDLCSLLLELLSTFQVCACTNELSLLGNTEPRPHTALTLTYGFTVLHGLTLPGSTCNPCGTLQPLWGGRTSVRAKGLKIGAQFVAAVLARVFMHLIWRLEMAESHSGVLTQGCGNPMQTTEVQAFCIELLFSVVFQLTILQVENIKPSYRVHAVALLITMLVFAGGNLTGAIFNPALAFSLHPHCFYDRFLTYSLVYWIAPCLGNTNDTIWRSGILLPPSVQIEALERVQRRATKLVQYLWLLYGNPFLDTRRH